In a single window of the Prionailurus viverrinus isolate Anna chromosome D3, UM_Priviv_1.0, whole genome shotgun sequence genome:
- the YDJC gene encoding carbohydrate deacetylase, which yields MAGPRVRLVVTADDFGYCPRRDEGIVEAFLAGAVTSVSLLVNGAAAESAADLARRHKIPTGLHANLSEGRPVGPARLGDSSLLSPEGFFLGKMGFREAVATGGVALPQVREELEAQLIRFRELLGGDPTHVDGHQHVHVLPGVCQVFAEVLQANGVRFTRLPVERGVGDRAWLEAPARAFACSVERDALAAVAPFSRYGLWWTDAFVGLSTCGRHMSVHRVSGALARALEGIPTGHTLTAELMAHPGYPSVPPAGGCGKGPDAFSCSWERLHELRVLTAPTLRAQLAQDRVQLCTLHDLDSKRPGEATLKTFLERSRP from the exons ATGGCTGGACCGCGCGTGCGCCTCGTGGTCACCGCAGACGACTTTGGTTACTGCCCGCGGCGCGATGAGGGCATCGTAGAGGCCTTCCTGGCGGGGGCTGTGACCAGCGTTTCCCTGCTGGTCAACGGCGCAGCTGCGGAGAGCGCGGCGGATCTGGCCCGCAG GCACAAAATCCCCACGGGCCTTCACGCCAACCTGTCCGAGGGCCGCCCCGTGGGCCCGGCCCGCCTAGGCGACTCGTCGCTGCTCAGCCCCGAAGGCTTCTTCCTCGGCAAGATGGGATTCCGGGAGGCGGTGGCGACCGGAGGCGTAGCTTTGCCCCAG GTGCGGGAAGAGCTGGAGGCCCAGCTGATACGCTTCCGAGAATTACTGGGCGGGGACCCCACTCACGTGGACGGGCACCAGCACGTGCACGTGCTCCCAG GTGTGTGCCAGGTGTTCGCAGAGGTGCTGCAGGCCAATGGGGTGCGCTTCACAAGGCTGCCGGTGGAACGTGGGGTGGGCGACCGCGCATGGCTCGAGGCCCCCGCGCGTGCCTTCGCCTGCTCGGTGGAGCGCGACGCCCTGGCCGCCGTGGCCCCCTTCTCCCGCTACGGCCTATG GTGGACGGATGCCTTCGTGGGCCTGAGCACCTGCGGCCGGCACATGTCTGTTCATCGCGTATCAGGAGCACTAGCACGGGCCCTGGAAGGCATACCCACGGGCCATACCCTGACAGCTGAGCTGATGGCACACCCTGGCTACCCCAGTGTGCCTCCTGCCGGCGGCTGTGGTAAGGGTCCCGATGCCTTTTCCTGCTCATGGGAGCGGCTGCATGAGCTGCGTGTCCTCACCGCACCGACACTGCGGGCCCAGCTTGCACAGGACAGAGTACAGCTCTGCACTCTCCACGACCTAGATTCCAAGAGGCCTGGGGAAGCCACTCTGAAAACCTTCCTGGAGCGCTCCCGGCCATGA